One Lutra lutra chromosome 7, mLutLut1.2, whole genome shotgun sequence DNA window includes the following coding sequences:
- the ELL3 gene encoding RNA polymerase II elongation factor ELL3 — MEGPEELLSGKLQLCFTPAAGTSLLMFRLNDAVLRALQECRRQQVRPVIAFQGNRGYLRFPGPGWSCLFSFLVSQCGQEGPGGGLDLVCQRLGRSGPNQLHCLGPLRDRLTIWAAMDSIPAPSIVQRHNLMDRIRDPESWQNTGDYSEQDTVSQPQMALKEVPDPLASSQGQSLPGSSKEHMAQWEVRNQTYLPNREPDQALTSASQKHLDKKRPAPTTTLGLEEKRLRTLPLAPSPLQGLPSQNLQDGEDWEQEDKDEDMGPRLEHSPSVQADSESPSPEEVPDYVLQYRAIHSAEQQHAYEQDFETDYTEYRILHARVGAASQRFIELGAEIKRVQRGSPEHKVLEEKIVQEYRKFRKRYPGYREEKRRCEYLHQKLSHIKGLILEFEEKNRES; from the exons ATGGAGGGACCCGAGGAGCTTCTGAGTGGGAAGCTCCAACTCTGCTTTACCCCCGCTGCCGGGACCAGCCTCCTGATGTTCAGGCTCAACGACGCGGTCCTGCGGGCGCTGCAAGAGTGTCGGCGGCAACAG GTTCGGCCAGTGATCGCTTTCCAAGGCAACCGAGGG TATCTGAGGTTCCCAGGCCCTGGCTGGTcctgcctcttctccttcttaGTGTCCCAGTGTGGCCAGGAGGGCCCTGGAGGTGGCTTGGACCTTGTGTGCCAACGCTTAGGCAG ATCTGGGCCTAACCAGCTCCACTGCCTGGGCCCACTCAGGGATCGCCTCACTATTTGGGCAGCCATGGATTCCATCCCAGCCCCATCTATAGTTCAGAGACATAATCTGATGGACCGCATCAGAGATCCTGAGAGTTGGCAGAACACAGGAGACTATTCTGAACAAGACACAGTTTCACAGCCACAGATGGCGCTAAAAGAG GTGCCAGATCCACTGGCTAGCAGCCAAGGACAGTCACTCCCAGGATCCTCAAAGGAACACATGGCACAGTGGGAAGTGAG AAACCAGACCTATCTTCCAAACAGAGAACCTGATCAGGCACTGACTTCTGCTAGCCAGAAACATTTGGACAAG AAGCGTCCGGCACCTACAACCACTCTAGGACTAGAAGAGAAGAGACTCAGAACTCTGCCTTTAGCTCCAAGTCCCCTACAAGGGCTGCCCAGTCAGAACCTGCAAGACGGAGAGGACTGGGAACAAGAGGATAAGGATGAAGACATGGGCCCCAGGTTGGAACACAGTCCCTCAGTTCAAGCTG ATTCTGAATCCCCAAGCCCTGAAGAGGTACCAGATTACGTCCT GCAATACAGGGCCATCCACAGTGCAGAGCAGCAACATGCTTATGAGCAGGACTTTGAGACAGATTATACTGAATACCGCATCCTACATGCTCGTGTTGGGGCTGCAAGCCAAAGATTCATAGAGCTGGGAGCGGAGATCAAGAGAGTTCAGCGAGGATCTCCAGAACACAAG gtactggaagaaaaaatagtCCAGGAATATAGAAAGTTCAGGAAG CGGTACCCAGGTTATAGGGAAGAAAAGCGTCGCTGTGAGTACCTGCATCAGAAATTGTCCCACATTAAAGGTCTCATCCTGGAGTTTGAGGAAAAGAACAGGGAAAGCTGA